The DNA region GTTTAGATGCAATTTACTTGGAGACATTTATTATCTCCGTCCTCTCATAACCGCTTCTGCCTTCGTCATTAGGTCTCTGCCTTTATGCACTTTACTCCTTCCATTTCCTCTTATTTGTGCAtctttgtgcgtgcgtgcgcatgtgtgcttGAAGATTGATGATGGGGCTCAGTCTCATGAAGCCCAAAACAAGAGCACTCAGTAGATATGTGCTGACTTCAAGCTAAAAGCCcattttctgcctcctcctgctctgatcTCTGTATTTGACCTTGAATCAACTTTGCAGTCCTCAgtctttttgtcattttcctcTGCATCTGCACTAAcgctctccttctctctttcgttttgtgtcttttctctttctctccacttTCTGTTAAATCCTGTAGCTGCTCGTCATTCTCCTCACGTGGCCGTGATTCTCTTCTTCTTGACGTGACCTCAGAATTTAAAGTGCGCCTTGAACTTTACCCACCAATTCAtgcccccctccctctttctgtcccccccccccacccttcaATGTCCAACCATTTATTTGTTGTCACCCCATCCGACCGAACCTCTACAGAGAAAGAGGCACTACTGGCGTCTGGACTGTAAGTGCATCATCCTTTTCCAGAACAACACCACCAACAAATACTACAAGGTAACTATGAGTGAACGCGCCATTCGTTCGTCTGAAGTGTGTCACGTTTTCATTCATTGCATAATGGATCCACCTGCTTGCAGGAGATCCCCCTCTCTGAGATACTGGAGGTGCGTCCCGCTGGCAATTTCACCCTCGTTCCCCCGGGCACAAACCCCCACTGCTTCGAGCTCATCACAAGAAACATGTGCTACTTTGTGGGGGAGGACCCCAACACCCTCCCCTCTTTGACCCCCAGCCACCCCCAGACCCAACCACAAACCCCTCCGTCGCCCAGTCAAGTGGCGCCCAACAGTGGCATCGGGCGCGAGGTGGCCAAGGCGTGGGAGAGCGCCGTCCGCCAGGCCCTCATGCCAGTCATCTTTCAGGACGCGCCGCCAGCGGAGGGTCACACGCCTCACAGTAAGTGGAGAGGAGCCAGTCACAGAGCGTGGACAGAGCTTATTTAACATCTGGTCCAATAAAGCTTGAGCTGCATTGGCCTGTTATAAGGTTATAGGTAGCAATTATTTCAATTAtcacttaataataattatttcacCTGactatgtgtactgtatgttgaggACTGAAACCTATTACATACGTTATACTTATTTCAGGGCAAGCCTCAATCAGCATATCGGTGTCCAACAGTCAGATCCAGGAGAATGTGGTATGTGGAACCTTTCTGTCTGAGACATTATTTTCTATTCCTTTGATGTGGATGATGCTTTAATGACATATCAATTCCTGCAGGATATTGGTACAGTGTACCAGATATTTGCTGACGAGGTGCTGGGCTCCGGCCAGTTTGGAGTGGTGTATGGAGGTACGTACAGCAGGCCTCCAGTGACGTGTGCATTCGTGTGGGGTTCAGCTAGCAAACACGCCTGTTTCTGACTCCTCGTCGCCAGGAAAGCACAGGAAGACGGGGAGGGACGTGGCCGTCAAGGTCATCGACAAGCTTCGCTTCCCCACGAAGCAAGAGAGTCAGCTGAGGAATGAGGTGGCCATACTGCAGGTAAACACACCGTGGGTGTCATCCGTACACACAGCACACGCTGATGAACACTCGGTTATAAACTGGATTGTGCTGTTCAGCCAAACAAATACACCCCTCCCTCCGTAATTACACCACCCAAGCGTCCATGTTGTACATTTTCACATAAAACATCGTGATCAGACCAAACTTAATGTAGCCACAAGTGTACCGCAACTAAATGAGAGTTCGCTGTTGACACGCGACACCCTGTAATTATTTGAACTGTAACCTGCAATCATTTGGTTGAGAACAATTTGTTTGTAAGTCTGGAGTTTATTTGTACCTGCGCACGTTCAACGACTAAAGGAATGGGAGAAGTTGGCTGGAATGTGCTTAACACTTTCTGGGGTTACCTGATGGAAACAGATTGTTCAAGGCCTGAACAAAGCAGCCTATGATTTCTGTAGCTGCAGTGGAACGGGAAATAAATCCACCCAAAATCCGCAGGGTTTTGAAAATCCGCAGGGTTTCTCTCAGTCCGGAAAACATGAGCGTGAGTTGTGTAGTTTAACAGCAGGACGCAGAGCGACTGCTTGCATCATATATCAGATGCCTGATAAGAGTATCCAGTGATGAGTCACAATGAAGTAATCACACAAATACCAGCATGTCATTTCACAACAGTCAATATTAATCcgttgcacatacagtaataaacaccAGTGTGCCCCATTTAACCAGTAACCAGGAGGACGCTTGATTTGAGCAGAGCGTGCGCCAGCAGGTGGAGACAGAGTGACTGTGGACCGGGTTATTTGTGGCCGACTTGTCAACAAGTGGCACTACAGCGTCTCACTTCCCCGGCAGCTCTGCAGTCGCTCACTGGGCCTTTCAGGCTAAAGAGGCACTGCCACAATCAGCAGGTTGTGGAGTGAAATGCGTTTTAAAAGTGATCCTCGTCTGATTGTGTCAATACGAGTGTAAACCCGGCTCCTGGCATTTCTCATCAATGACTGGCTAATCAtacgctgtttttttttttttttcttcccctgcTGTGTTTCACATTCATCCCCCGTGGCTTGCTGACACTTTCCGCCTCTGTCGCTCATTCTTCTCACTTTCACCTCTCGCTCCGTCACGCTGTTCCCGCCTGTCGCGCTGTAATCTGCCCTTTATATTCGTGCCATCCCTGTCAATGCTCCACCGCCCCCCTCCCTACGCCGGTTTAAAATACaaacctcctgctcctcctcctcgcccgcTCCAGAGTCTACGTCACCTGGGCATCGTGAACCTGGAGTGCATGTTTGAGACCCCGGAGAAGGTGTTCGTGGTGATGGAGAAGCTGCACGGGGACATGCTGGAGATGATCCTCTCCAGCGAGAAGGGCAGGCTGCCCGAGAGGCTCACCAAGTTCCTCAtcacacaggtgtgtgagcgCTGAAACCACTGCTGTGTGTATTGCTTCAATAACAACCTATTATTACAGACAGTGACGTCTCATTGCCGCTTGGTGCCTGTGGTCAGCCGGTCTGAGCGTCACAGTGTGTGCGGCTTCACGGTTTCGTTTGACTCACCCGTTtcctgtttgcgtgtgtgtgtgtctggcgcGTGCTTGCACAGATTCTCGCAGCTCTGAGGCATCTGCACTTTAAGAACATTGTTCACTGTGATTTGAAGCCTGAAAACGTGCTGCTCGCCTCGGCCGATCCTTTCCCGCAGgtacgcacgcgcacacacgtgcacacacacacacacacacaacatcaacaGCTCCCCCATAATTCCACTGCTCGTTTACTTTCCCCCAGGTGAAGTTGTGCGACTTCGGCTTCGCCCGCATCATCGGCGAGAAGTCGTTCCGCCGCTCCGTGGTGGGCACGCCCGCCTACCTGGCTCCAGAGGTGCTTCTGAACCAGGGCTACAACCGCTCGCTGGACATGTGGTCCGTGGGCGTCATCATGTACGTGAGCTTGAGCGGGACGTTTCCCTTCAACGAGGACGAAGACATCAACGACCAGATCCACAACGCGGCGTTCATGTACCCCCCCAACCCCTGGAAGCAGATCTCTGGTGATGGTAAGACGAGTGATCCAGCCGATCATGGTTCCTCACTCTGTATTTCTACCATGGCTGTGGTGTGGAGTACACACTGTATTTGCacttgtgtgtttacagcaatCGACTTGatcaacaacctgctgcaggttaAGATGAGGAAACGCTACAGTGTGGACAAGAGTCTCAGCCATTCATACTTACAGGTACAGGAGCACAGAGTACAGAACATGCACTATTTAATAGTAACAACATGTTTTAATCCTTGCTTTAATTTCAAGCAgatatgaaaacacaaatggTTCTCCTTCGTATATAGACTTTTGCAAAAGCTTCAATAAATACGACTATTATTTTAGCTCCACCACTGAGAAAGGCCGATATAAATAGAAGGAGCCTTTACTCAATAAGCCATGATGTTCTGGAACGTTACTACTACAAATGAGCTTTTCCATTCACTGACTGCTTGGATGTTTTCTTCAAAACAATTTGTTCAGCAAAGCGAGCGGATTTCTCCGAAGGTCTGAAcctcctgctgttgctgctgccgtCGTTCCTACAAGAATGTTCTCTCATTCATTAACCTTCAGTGTCACAGAAGGCAGAACTGTAATTTCTTAATTACCTCAGTGAGAAGCCAGAGACGCTCGAGGTTATTTgaggtctcacacacacttactgtattgcacactaacacacacgctAGTGCTTGACGATGCGCTATAAACACATTAGAGGCCTTTTAACTCGGATCTCATTTCAAGACTCCTGAAACTGAAATTCCACCCCCCCGTTTGTTCCCATGGCTCATTTTTCAGGACTACCAGACGTGGCTGGATCTGCGGGAGCTGGAGACCAAACTGGGCGAGCGCTACATCACCCACGAGAGCGACGACAGCCGCTGGCAGGCGTTCGCCCGCGACCGCACGCTGCCCTACCCCGCTCACCTGGTGCCGCCCGCGCCCGCGCCGGGCTCGGACGACGAGGGCGGGGCGGAGGACTCGGACGTGCAGGGCCTCACCGAGAGGGTCAGCATCCTCTGAGCGAGCGGCGAGCGGGGACTGGAGCTCGCGTAGGAGTCCGGCTGTGAAGACCGGTGCCGGCCCTCGGTCTCGCAGCAGCGATCCCAGCTCCCAGCGAAACCCCCGTCTCGTCATTTAcctccgctgctgctggtgctcttTCGTCTTTTGTCGAATTGTTCCGCGACGGAGGCTCGGCCGATTCTATTTCTCGTCCCAGCGGGAGACTTGTTACAGGCAAAACTGGAGTAAAGCTTCCAACTTGGAAGTGGCAGCGGCGCGGCAGAAACGGCGCGTCTCCCTCACGTCGGCACAGAAGCGAAGCAGGAAACGGCGTCTCGCGCCAACGCGTCGGTTCAGGGggctatttttaaaaaaaataagccACATCTTAGAGAGTTAGTGCTGCTTTTGTGTCATATAATTGGCCTGCCTGGAATCACACTCACACTTTCACATCTCCAGAGTGACAAAAGACCTTCTCTGCTGGTAATTACCCATGTGGGCACTGCCTCAAACCCATCTGCATTCACAAATGCATTCTCATGAACATTTCCTCTTAAAGTATTGATCTGGTGAAATAACTCCCTCCAGTAAACCATCCTTACTCTTAATATAAGGTGAAAAATCTCTCCTCGCATTCGCCTGTATAGAATTTCGATATGCTACTGTATCAGTGATAAGTGGTGAATGGACATGTTTTAAGTGAGATGCGCCCTCTCCCTAGGATGGACCGACCGGCTTTGTTTACTTAATTAGTTTCTGAAGAGTGTATGTAGTCCATTTGTTGACAACCTGTCGTGTCAATATGTTGCATGTCTTTGTGAAATACCCCTTATTTTGATGATATAAACTATACTTATGATGGTTTATAAGACACTTGTGTAACCTGAAGTTTATATAGTTGTCAAATACCGTGTGTAGACTGTGTGTAACGTGTGTGGAGGATGATCTTAGCTTTGTAACAGACAATACAAGCCCAACAATATTCTACCCGTCTCGGAATTTTCATTTGTTGTATAATCGATGTGTGCCGACGGTCAGACACAAAAAAGACAAGCAGCCCGTGATACGTGTTGAGCATTCAATACTCAGATACTTGTCAGTCATACACGGACAATTTGCTTCTTCAAACTGCGAATCAAGCACAATTACAGTGCTTCAGAATTTCGACAGCAGAAGCCAGGAAACctcagacaaagacaaacaaaaggagAGGCCCTCTTGCACTGCGGCAGTAAATTACTTTTCTACTCGCAGCCTGACAGACTTATTTTCCTCGCTCTGAATAAGAGGAGACTATTCCACCAAT from Betta splendens chromosome 13, fBetSpl5.4, whole genome shotgun sequence includes:
- the prkd2 gene encoding serine/threonine-protein kinase D2 isoform X3 — encoded protein: MANASPCMPSGAMAQVFFPPAGSSPPGAAVMQQGTLSMASLAEHGGFSVMDLTPVQGSGGAAVPSLPPVPPGVSFIIQIGLTRESVLMPQNAELGYVKQIACSIVDTKFPECGFYGIYDKILLFKHDRSTNNILQLVKSTVDIQEGDLVEVVLSAAATFEDFQIRPHALNVHSYRAPAFCDHCGEMLFGLVRQGLKCDGCGLNYHKRCAFSIPNNCSGARKRRLSTTSLSSSQSLRLSTTESVYSVGVSSTCSEDAALIRSHTQMPRTPSDARRFYTGRPVHLDKMLMSKVKVPHTFAVHSYTRPTVCQYCKRLLRGLFRQGLQCKDCKFNCHKRCAYKVPNDCLGETIGDNRSNSDMLSPSTDPEVPMDYSTEYDTSDKSSMDDSDEACSIPGSFSPDNNQDGTSGDQSVINIPLMRVVQSVRQTTRRSSTAIKEGWMVHYSNKDTLRKRHYWRLDCKCIILFQNNTTNKYYKEIPLSEILEVRPAGNFTLVPPGTNPHCFELITRNMCYFVGEDPNTLPSLTPSHPQTQPQTPPSPSQVAPNSGIGREVAKAWESAVRQALMPVIFQDAPPAEGHTPHRQASISISVSNSQIQENVDIGTVYQIFADEVLGSGQFGVVYGGKHRKTGRDVAVKVIDKLRFPTKQESQLRNEVAILQSLRHLGIVNLECMFETPEKVFVVMEKLHGDMLEMILSSEKGRLPERLTKFLITQILAALRHLHFKNIVHCDLKPENVLLASADPFPQVKLCDFGFARIIGEKSFRRSVVGTPAYLAPEVLLNQGYNRSLDMWSVGVIMYVSLSGTFPFNEDEDINDQIHNAAFMYPPNPWKQISGDAIDLINNLLQVKMRKRYSVDKSLSHSYLQDYQTWLDLRELETKLGERYITHESDDSRWQAFARDRTLPYPAHLVPPAPAPGSDDEGGAEDSDVQGLTERVSIL
- the prkd2 gene encoding serine/threonine-protein kinase D2 isoform X4; its protein translation is MANASPCMPSGAMAQVFFPPAGSSPPGAAVMQQGTLSMASLAEHGGFSVMDLTPVQGSGGAAVPSLPPVPPGVSFIIQIGLTRESVLMPQNAELGYVKQIACSIVDTKFPECGFYGIYDKILLFKHDRSTNNILQLVKSTVDIQEGDLVEVVLSAAATFEDFQIRPHALNVHSYRAPAFCDHCGEMLFGLVRQGLKCDGCGLNYHKRCAFSIPNNCSGARKRRLSTTSLSSSQSLRLSTTESVYSVGVSSTCSEDAALIRSHTQMPRTPSDARRFYTGRPVHLDKMLMSKVKVPHTFAVHSYTRPTVCQYCKRLLRGLFRQGLQCKDCKFNCHKRCAYKVPNDCLGETIGDMLSPSTDPEVPMDYSTEYDTSDKSSMDDSDEACSIPGSFSPDNNQDGTSGDQSVINIPLMRVVQSVRQTTRRSSTAIKEGWMVHYSNKDTLRKRHYWRLDCKCIILFQNNTTNKYYKEIPLSEILEVRPAGNFTLVPPGTNPHCFELITRNMCYFVGEDPNTLPSLTPSHPQTQPQTPPSPSQVAPNSGIGREVAKAWESAVRQALMPVIFQDAPPAEGHTPHRQASISISVSNSQIQENVDIGTVYQIFADEVLGSGQFGVVYGGKHRKTGRDVAVKVIDKLRFPTKQESQLRNEVAILQSLRHLGIVNLECMFETPEKVFVVMEKLHGDMLEMILSSEKGRLPERLTKFLITQILAALRHLHFKNIVHCDLKPENVLLASADPFPQVKLCDFGFARIIGEKSFRRSVVGTPAYLAPEVLLNQGYNRSLDMWSVGVIMYVSLSGTFPFNEDEDINDQIHNAAFMYPPNPWKQISGDAIDLINNLLQVKMRKRYSVDKSLSHSYLQDYQTWLDLRELETKLGERYITHESDDSRWQAFARDRTLPYPAHLVPPAPAPGSDDEGGAEDSDVQGLTERVSIL
- the prkd2 gene encoding serine/threonine-protein kinase D2 isoform X1; translated protein: MANASPCMPSGAMAQVFFPPAGSSPPGAAVMQQGTLSMASLAEHGGFSVMDLTPVQGSGGAAVPSLPPVPPGVSFIIQIGLTRESVLMPQNAELGYVKQIACSIVDTKFPECGFYGIYDKILLFKHDRSTNNILQLVKSTVDIQEGDLVEVVLSAAATFEDFQIRPHALNVHSYRAPAFCDHCGEMLFGLVRQGLKCDGCGLNYHKRCAFSIPNNCSGARKRRLSTTSLSSSQSLRLSTTESVYSVGVSSTCSEDAALIRSHTQMPRTPSDARRFYTGRPVHLDKMLMSKVKVPHTFAVHSYTRPTVCQYCKRLLRGLFRQGLQCKDCKFNCHKRCAYKVPNDCLGETIGDNRSNSDMLSPSTDPEVPMDYSTEYDTSDKSSMDDSDEACSIPGSFSPDNNQDGTSGDQSVINIPLMRVVQSVRQTTRRSSTAIKEGWMVHYSNKDTLRKRHYWRLDCKCIILFQNNTTNKYYKEIPLSEILEVRPAGNFTLVPPGTNPHCFELITRNMCYFVGEDPNTLPSLTPSHPQTQPQTPPSPSQVAPNSGIGREVAKAWESAVRQALMPVIFQDAPPAEGHTPHRQASISISVSNSQIQENVDIGTVYQIFADEVLGSGQFGVVYGGKHRKTGRDVAVKVIDKLRFPTKQESQLRNEVAILQSLRHLGIVNLECMFETPEKVFVVMEKLHGDMLEMILSSEKGRLPERLTKFLITQILAALRHLHFKNIVHCDLKPENVLLASADPFPQVKLCDFGFARIIGEKSFRRSVVGTPAYLAPEVLLNQGYNRSLDMWSVGVIMYVSLSGTFPFNEDEDINDQIHNAAFMYPPNPWKQISGDGKTSDPADHGSSLCISTMAVVWSTHCICTCVFTAIDLINNLLQVKMRKRYSVDKSLSHSYLQDYQTWLDLRELETKLGERYITHESDDSRWQAFARDRTLPYPAHLVPPAPAPGSDDEGGAEDSDVQGLTERVSIL
- the prkd2 gene encoding serine/threonine-protein kinase D2 isoform X2, which produces MANASPCMPSGAMAQVFFPPAGSSPPGAAVMQQGTLSMASLAEHGGFSVMDLTPVQGSGGAAVPSLPPVPPGVSFIIQIGLTRESVLMPQNAELGYVKQIACSIVDTKFPECGFYGIYDKILLFKHDRSTNNILQLVKSTVDIQEGDLVEVVLSAAATFEDFQIRPHALNVHSYRAPAFCDHCGEMLFGLVRQGLKCDGCGLNYHKRCAFSIPNNCSGARKRRLSTTSLSSSQSLRLSTTESVYSVGVSSTCSEDAALIRSHTQMPRTPSDARRFYTGRPVHLDKMLMSKVKVPHTFAVHSYTRPTVCQYCKRLLRGLFRQGLQCKDCKFNCHKRCAYKVPNDCLGETIGDMLSPSTDPEVPMDYSTEYDTSDKSSMDDSDEACSIPGSFSPDNNQDGTSGDQSVINIPLMRVVQSVRQTTRRSSTAIKEGWMVHYSNKDTLRKRHYWRLDCKCIILFQNNTTNKYYKEIPLSEILEVRPAGNFTLVPPGTNPHCFELITRNMCYFVGEDPNTLPSLTPSHPQTQPQTPPSPSQVAPNSGIGREVAKAWESAVRQALMPVIFQDAPPAEGHTPHRQASISISVSNSQIQENVDIGTVYQIFADEVLGSGQFGVVYGGKHRKTGRDVAVKVIDKLRFPTKQESQLRNEVAILQSLRHLGIVNLECMFETPEKVFVVMEKLHGDMLEMILSSEKGRLPERLTKFLITQILAALRHLHFKNIVHCDLKPENVLLASADPFPQVKLCDFGFARIIGEKSFRRSVVGTPAYLAPEVLLNQGYNRSLDMWSVGVIMYVSLSGTFPFNEDEDINDQIHNAAFMYPPNPWKQISGDGKTSDPADHGSSLCISTMAVVWSTHCICTCVFTAIDLINNLLQVKMRKRYSVDKSLSHSYLQDYQTWLDLRELETKLGERYITHESDDSRWQAFARDRTLPYPAHLVPPAPAPGSDDEGGAEDSDVQGLTERVSIL